DNA from Streptomyces sp. Edi4:
AGGCACCCTCGATGTCCGTGTCGAGCCGGTCCCCCACGACCAGCGGCCGCTCGGCGCCGGTCCGCAGCACCGTCTCGCGATGCATCGGCGGCAGCGGTTTTCCGGCCACCTGGGGATCGGCGCCGGTGGCGATGCGGACGACCTCGACCGCCGCGCCGTTGCCGGGCGCGATCCCCCGCCCGCTCGGAATCGTCAAGTCGACATTGGACGCGAACCACGGCAGCCCCCGGGCCACCGCGTACGAGGCCTCCGCGAGCCGGGACCAGGTCAGGTCCGGACCCCCATACCCCTGCACCACCGCGACCGGATCGTCGTCGGCCGACTCCACCGGGACGAGCCCGCGCTCGGTCAGCGCGACCCGCAGCCCCTCGCCGCCGATGAGCAACACCCGCGATCCCTTGGGAAGTTGGTCGGACATGAGCCGCGCGACCGCCTGCGCAGAGGTGATCACATCGGACGCTTCCGCCGGCACCCCGAGCTCCGTCAGATGCTCGGCGACCGCATCCGGCGTACGCAGCGCGTTGTTCGTCACGTACGCCAGGTGCATCCCGCCGTCCCGCGCCGTCGCGAGCGCGTCGACGGCGTGCGCGATGGCCGCGCCGCCCGCGTAGACGACCCCGTCCAGATCCAGCAGAGCCGTGTCGTACGCCTCGTTCAGCGCCCGCGCGCTCCCACTCGGCTTGATTCGGCCGGTCTGGCTCATCTTCATCCACTCCTCGATCGATGCCCTGCCCCCGATCATCGCGCATGCCCGCACCCCACATACCATGCACGGATGAGCACAACTGGGCGTGCGGACTCCGGGCTGCTCCTGATCCCCTTCCGCGGACTGCGCTATGTTCCCGAGCGGGTGGGCAGCCTCGCTGCCGTGACCTCACCGCCGTACGACGTGGTGGTGCGCCCCGACGGGCTGCTGCACCTGGAGTCGGCGGACCCCTACAACATCGTCCGGCTGATCCTTCCGCAGGCCGCCTCCCCGGCCGCCCGCAACCAGCAGGCCGCCCTGACGCTGGACGACTGGCTCGAGGAGGGCGTGCTCGCCGCGGACCCCGAACCCGCTCTGTACGTCTACGAGCAGGAGGGCGACGGCATCCTCCAGCGCGGCCTCATCGGCGCGCTCGCCCTGTCGGAACCGGCCGAGGGCGTCGTCCTGCCGCACGAGGACGTCATGCCGCATGTCGTCGAGGACCGCGCGGCCCTCATGCGCACCACCGCCGCCCACCTGGAACCCCTGCTCCTGACCTACCGCGGCAACGGCCCCGAGCACGGCGCGACCGCCGTCATCGAGCGCGCCATCGAGCGCGAGCCGCTGCTGCGCACCACCACGGAGGACGGTTTCAGCCACCGTCTGTGGGCCCTGACGGATCCGGCCGATCTCACGGAGGTCCAGGCCGACCTCGCCGCCCACCAGGCGGTCATCGCCGACGGCCACCACCGCTGGGCCACCTACCTGCGCCTGCGCGACGAGCACACCTCGCCGGGCCCCTGGGACTTCGGCCTGGTCCTGCTCGTGGACACCGCCCGCTACCCGCTGCGGGTCCGCTCGATCCACCGCCTGCTGCACCGCCTGCCGGTGGCCAAGGCCCTCGCCGCAGTCACCGCGTCCGGCGCCTTCCGCGTCCGCACCCTGGACGTGCCCCTCGCCGAGGCGATGGAAGAGCTCGGCCGGGCCGCCGCCGAGAGCAACGCGTTCCTGCTCGCGGGCGACGGCGGCTTCCACCTGGTGGACCGCCCGGACGAGGCGCTGCTGGCCCGCACGATCCGCGCCGACCGACCGCCGGCCTGGCGCTCGCTCGACGCGACGGTCCTGCACTCGACCCTGCTCGACGACATCTGGCGCATCCCCGACACACCGGAGGAGATCGCCTACATCCACGACACGGGCGCGGCGGTCGAGCAGGCGGAGCGCCACGGCAAGACGGCGGTCCTGATGCACCCGGTCCGCGAGGAAGTCGTACGGGATCTGGCCCGCCAGGGCGTCACGATGCCCCGCAAGTCGACGTCCTTCGGCCCGAAGCCGGCCACCGGCCTGGTGCTGCGCAGCCTGACCGTGAACTGACGCGCGCGAACTGACGCGCGTGGACTGACGCGCGCGAACCGAGGTGCGTCTGATCTTCCCGGCGGAGCACGAAAAAGGAGGCGGTACCCCTCGCGGGGTACCGCCTCCTTCCCTTCACCGCTCAGCCATCACAGGCGGTGGGAGCGCGACATCAGGCGTCCGTGCCCTTGTCCTTCTCCGGGGCCGGGGCCGGGGCGGCCTCGTCCTTCACGGGCTCGACCGGGGCAGCGTCGGCGCTCTCGGCGTCGGCGTCGGCGTCGGCGGTGTCGGCGGTGTCGGCGGTGTCGGCATCGGCGGTCTCGGCGGCGCGCACGACATCGGAGTCGTCGCCCTCGAACTCGTCCTCTTCCTCACCCTCGTCGTCGAAGTCGGGGTCCTGCGGCAGGTCCACGTCCTGCACGCGCTCCTCGCGGGGCGCGTGGGCGTCCGGCTCGGCCTCGTCCTCGTCCTCGACCATGGCGTCGACGAAGTCGACACCGTCGAGCTCGGCGAGGCGGTCGGACGCGTCGGTCGTGCCGTCCTTGTCCGCCTCAAGCGCCTTGGCGAACCACTCGCGCGCCTCGTCCTCCCGCTTGGCCGAGAGCAGCGCGTCGGCGTACGCGTACCGCAGGCGCGCGGTCCACGGCTGGACGGAGTTCGACGCGAGCTCGGGGCTCTGAAGGGTCACGATGGCGGCGTCGAGCTGCCCCATGTCCCGGCGCGCACCGGCCGCGACGAGACGCATCTCGACCTGCCCGGGCTTGTCGAGCTTCTGCACCTCGGGCTCGCCGGCCATCGCCAGCGCCCGCTCGGGACGCCCGAGCCCACGCTCACAGTCGGCCATGACGGGCCACAGCTCCACGGACCCGGTCATGCGACGCGCGGCGCGGAACTCGGCCAGCGCCTCGGAGTACTTCTGAGTGGCGTACGCGGCGAAGCCCGCGGCCTCGCGCACGGCCGCCACTCGGGAGGCGAGCCGCAGCGCGATGCGGGAGTACGCGTACGCCCGCTCGGGCTCGTCGTCGATGAGCCGCGCCACCATCACCAGGTTGCAGGCGACCTCTTCGGCGAGGCCCTTGGGCAGACTCATCAACTCCTGCCGGACGCTCTCGTCGATCTCGTTGCCGGTGACGTCCTCGTCGATCGGCAGCCGCTTGACGGGCTCACGGTCGCGGTCCCGGTCGCGGTCGTCACGGCGCCCGTAGCCACCGCGGTCGTCCCGGCCCCGGTCGCCCCGGTCGTCACGGCGGTCGTCGCGCCCACGGTACCCACCGCGGTCGCCCCGGTCGTCACGCCGGAACCCGCCACGGTCGTCATCACGGCGCGGGGCCGGACGGTCATCACGGCGGAACCCACCGCGCTCGTCGTCGCGGCGAGGAGCCGGACGATCGTCGCGCCGGAACCCACCGCGCTCGTCATCGCGACGCGGGGCGGGACGGTCATCACGGCGCCCGTACGAGCTGCCACCACCGGCCGGGCGACCACCACGGTCGTCATCACGACGCGGAGCCGGACGGTCGTCGCGCCGGAAACCACCCCGGTCATCATCGCGGCGCGGAGCCGGACGATCGTCACGACGGCCGTAAGAAGCGCCGCCTCCACGATTGTCATCGCG
Protein-coding regions in this window:
- a CDS encoding HAD-IIA family hydrolase, which translates into the protein MSQTGRIKPSGSARALNEAYDTALLDLDGVVYAGGAAIAHAVDALATARDGGMHLAYVTNNALRTPDAVAEHLTELGVPAEASDVITSAQAVARLMSDQLPKGSRVLLIGGEGLRVALTERGLVPVESADDDPVAVVQGYGGPDLTWSRLAEASYAVARGLPWFASNVDLTIPSGRGIAPGNGAAVEVVRIATGADPQVAGKPLPPMHRETVLRTGAERPLVVGDRLDTDIEGAFNGGVDSLLVLTGVTDGAQLLAARPEHRPTYVDADLRGLLTGQPEVTEGRGEFGCGGWTASVTEGEFALDGEGEAMDGLRALCAAAWNHAGDGACELDAAKVLGRLGL
- a CDS encoding DUF1015 domain-containing protein; this encodes MSTTGRADSGLLLIPFRGLRYVPERVGSLAAVTSPPYDVVVRPDGLLHLESADPYNIVRLILPQAASPAARNQQAALTLDDWLEEGVLAADPEPALYVYEQEGDGILQRGLIGALALSEPAEGVVLPHEDVMPHVVEDRAALMRTTAAHLEPLLLTYRGNGPEHGATAVIERAIEREPLLRTTTEDGFSHRLWALTDPADLTEVQADLAAHQAVIADGHHRWATYLRLRDEHTSPGPWDFGLVLLVDTARYPLRVRSIHRLLHRLPVAKALAAVTASGAFRVRTLDVPLAEAMEELGRAAAESNAFLLAGDGGFHLVDRPDEALLARTIRADRPPAWRSLDATVLHSTLLDDIWRIPDTPEEIAYIHDTGAAVEQAERHGKTAVLMHPVREEVVRDLARQGVTMPRKSTSFGPKPATGLVLRSLTVN